A section of the Flavobacterium sp. CG_23.5 genome encodes:
- a CDS encoding MFS transporter, protein MKIDNKPWLWIPLLNFASGLPYAIILSVSVIMYKSLGINNEDIGIYTSLLYLPWVIKPLWSPFIDIYATKRKWFLSMQLLISIAFLIVGLTIPLSSFFVMSLAVFWVAAFASASNDVASDGFYMLALEKEQQSFFLGIRSTFYRLSMLTGNGLIVIIAGYLEQEYGDKQKAWSYTMIIVAAIMALITIYNYFSTPKNETIISQKESEVQPKVSFGHVFVTFFQKKQIGLVLTFILVFRLGESQLLKMLTPFLIDGKEVGGLGLTTEDVGIIYGTFGVTALVIGGILGGIAISKHGLGKWMLPMILMMHLPIIGFILLSYFHPQSEIYIYIAVIAEQFGYGFGFAAFMMFLIYVADGESKTAHYSIATGFMALGMMLPGMLSGFIQEYLGYANFFIWVFCATIPGLILSRFLIFPKDFGKKLEQE, encoded by the coding sequence ATGAAAATAGACAATAAACCTTGGTTGTGGATTCCTTTATTAAATTTTGCTTCTGGATTGCCTTATGCAATTATTCTTTCGGTTTCGGTTATTATGTACAAAAGCCTTGGAATTAATAATGAGGATATAGGAATTTATACTAGTTTATTGTATTTACCATGGGTTATCAAACCTTTATGGAGCCCATTTATTGATATTTACGCCACTAAAAGGAAATGGTTTTTAAGCATGCAATTGCTCATTTCCATTGCTTTTTTAATAGTTGGTTTAACGATTCCATTAAGCAGTTTTTTTGTAATGAGTTTGGCTGTTTTTTGGGTAGCTGCATTTGCATCTGCGTCGAATGATGTTGCAAGTGACGGATTTTATATGCTGGCTTTAGAAAAAGAACAACAGTCCTTTTTCTTAGGAATCAGAAGTACGTTTTATCGCCTTTCGATGCTGACGGGAAATGGATTAATCGTGATTATTGCGGGTTATCTTGAACAAGAATATGGCGATAAACAAAAAGCTTGGTCCTACACAATGATTATTGTTGCTGCGATTATGGCTCTGATTACCATTTACAATTACTTTTCTACTCCAAAAAACGAAACAATTATCTCGCAGAAAGAATCTGAAGTACAACCAAAAGTTAGTTTCGGACATGTTTTTGTTACTTTTTTCCAGAAGAAGCAAATTGGATTAGTTTTGACTTTTATTTTAGTATTTAGACTGGGAGAATCACAATTATTAAAAATGTTAACTCCGTTTTTAATAGATGGTAAAGAAGTTGGAGGTCTAGGATTAACAACAGAAGATGTTGGTATTATTTACGGCACTTTTGGCGTTACAGCCTTGGTAATTGGTGGGATTTTAGGTGGAATTGCCATCTCAAAACACGGATTAGGAAAGTGGATGTTACCCATGATTTTAATGATGCATTTACCCATAATCGGATTCATTTTATTATCGTATTTTCATCCTCAATCGGAAATATACATATACATTGCTGTAATTGCGGAACAATTTGGTTATGGTTTTGGTTTTGCTGCTTTTATGATGTTTTTAATTTATGTTGCAGATGGAGAATCAAAAACAGCACATTACTCTATCGCAACTGGTTTTATGGCTTTAGGAATGATGCTCCCGGGAATGTTAAGTGGATTTATTCAAGAATACTTGGGTTATGCTAATTTCTTTATTTGGGTATTTTGCGCCACAATTCCAGGTTTGATTTTGTCTCGATTTTTGATTTTTCCTAAGGATTTTGGGAAGAAATTAGAACAAGAATAA
- a CDS encoding glycoside hydrolase family 10 protein, whose amino-acid sequence MKNYKHIGLLISFLLLSFSNVNAQILATNPKNEVRAVWIATVANIDWPISRTDNIEKQKTDFIEILDTYKKLNYNVVIVQIRSVGDAFYPSQFAPWSRYLTGKEGDAPKPYYDPLAWMIAETHARGFEFHAWLNPYRATMDLKTDILSPKHDFYQHPEWMIKYGGKYYYNPALPDVQDHLIAVVDEVVKNYDIDAIHFDDYFYPYKEKGQVFNDSVSFKKYGCGLNVDDWRRSNVNNLVKNISVSIKKLKPWVQFGISPFGVWRNKSVDPKGSDTQAGQTNYDDLYADPIAWMANNWIDYLVPQLYWSMDHPRASYSKLLRWWSENSTNTALYIGNGTYKINADSDKKWSNPNEIPDQINITRTYKNVQGNAFFSAKSFLNKNLNVAQLLKDNQYKYPALPNVVPNSVRKVMDVPMINTIVKNPISSSFTVRYPLNSKVRYVMVYGAKNDTKINVNDPSQIIEKIAFKDKNNALDIKIPTLKLDKNNNCAITFIDFYGNESAATLVNFSL is encoded by the coding sequence ATGAAGAATTACAAGCATATAGGATTACTTATTTCGTTTCTTTTACTTTCGTTTTCGAATGTAAATGCACAAATATTGGCCACAAATCCTAAGAATGAAGTTAGAGCCGTTTGGATCGCGACGGTTGCCAATATTGACTGGCCTATCAGTCGTACTGACAATATCGAAAAACAAAAAACTGATTTCATTGAAATTTTAGATACTTATAAAAAATTAAATTATAATGTTGTAATTGTACAGATTCGAAGTGTTGGGGATGCTTTTTATCCTTCCCAATTTGCTCCTTGGTCCCGCTATTTAACTGGGAAAGAAGGAGACGCTCCAAAACCATACTACGATCCATTAGCATGGATGATTGCCGAAACTCATGCCAGAGGTTTTGAATTTCATGCTTGGTTAAATCCGTATCGCGCCACGATGGATTTGAAAACAGATATTCTAAGTCCAAAACATGATTTTTACCAGCATCCGGAATGGATGATTAAATATGGCGGCAAATATTATTACAATCCAGCACTGCCTGACGTTCAAGATCATTTAATCGCCGTTGTTGACGAAGTGGTTAAAAATTATGATATTGATGCCATACATTTTGATGATTATTTTTATCCGTACAAAGAAAAAGGGCAAGTATTTAATGACTCAGTTAGTTTTAAAAAATATGGTTGCGGTCTAAATGTAGATGACTGGAGACGATCCAATGTAAATAATTTGGTGAAAAACATTTCGGTTTCCATAAAAAAACTAAAACCTTGGGTACAATTTGGCATCAGCCCATTTGGTGTTTGGAGAAATAAATCAGTAGATCCCAAAGGTTCGGATACACAAGCTGGTCAAACAAATTATGATGATTTGTATGCAGATCCGATAGCCTGGATGGCAAACAACTGGATTGATTACCTTGTTCCACAATTATACTGGAGTATGGATCATCCTCGTGCATCATACTCAAAACTGCTGCGTTGGTGGTCAGAGAACTCAACTAACACCGCTCTTTATATAGGAAATGGAACTTATAAAATAAATGCCGATTCGGATAAAAAATGGAGTAATCCAAATGAAATTCCAGATCAGATAAATATCACCCGAACCTATAAAAATGTGCAGGGAAATGCGTTTTTTAGTGCAAAATCATTTTTGAATAAAAATCTAAATGTAGCGCAACTATTAAAAGACAATCAATATAAATATCCTGCGCTTCCTAATGTTGTTCCTAATTCTGTTCGAAAAGTGATGGATGTCCCGATGATAAACACCATTGTAAAAAACCCAATTTCCTCCAGTTTCACTGTACGATATCCCTTAAACAGTAAGGTGCGTTATGTTATGGTATATGGTGCAAAAAATGACACAAAAATTAATGTGAATGATCCAAGTCAAATCATTGAAAAAATTGCATTTAAAGATAAAAATAATGCCCTTGATATAAAAATTCCGACATTAAAATTGGATAAAAATAACAATTGTGCTATTACGTTCATCGATTTTTATGGCAATGAAAGCGCTGCAACTTTAGTGAATTTTTCGCTGTAA
- a CDS encoding FAD-binding and (Fe-S)-binding domain-containing protein, which translates to MLTSLQLQHLSKSLEGTLLYDELHKTLYATDASAYRIKPVAVAFPKSEEDIIKLMHFAEKNNTSLTPRTAGTSLAGQTAGSGIIVDVSKHFTKIVSFDAEKKTITVQPGVIRDELNLYLKPFGLFFGPNTSTSNRCMIGGMVGNNSSGTTSIRYGVTRDKIVEIKALLSDGSKVVFKELSSAEFIEKTKGDSLESKIYKTIYEELSNQETQKEIVKEFPKPEIHRRNTGYAVDLLLKSELFSGSEKTINLGKLLCGSEGTLAFTTEITLKVDDLPPTQNIMVAAHFHSIQESLEAVVVAMKHHLYTCEMLDDTILDCTKTNREQFKNRFFLQGEPKAIMMFEVASDSMEETEKQADALIEDLQKNHFGYALPKIYGTDIDKVVELRKAGLGLLGSIVGDNKAADSIEDTAVELSDLPNYIAEFAAMMKKYGQDAIYYAHAGAGELHLRPILNLKKKEDLILFRTIATEVAHLVKKYRGSLSGEHGDGIVRGEFLPFMIGDKNYELLKRIKKAFDPNTILNVGKIVNAFKMDENLRVEAGREEPNIQTIQDFSDSMGILRAAEKCNGSGDCRKLPSAGGTLCPSYRATRNEKDTTRARANALREYLTHSEKDNKFNHKELYDVFELCVSCKACASECPSNVDVAALKSEFLYQYQKANGFSIRNKIFANNAKLNKLGSVLPSFTNFVLNQGFVKKSMGIASKREVPLLAPATFRKWVEKNKIRLQNDSYTNGKVYLFCDEFTNYYDVSVGIDAYELLTSLGYQVMVIDHEESGRAYISKGFLEEAKVIANKNVTIFGDIVSENCPLIGIEPSAILTFRDEYIRLADDKKKAEKLAKNVFTIEEFFKNEIANNKIHSEQFSDVEKKIKIHGHCHQKSLSSIEATFAMLNLPKNSSVTIYNSGCCGMAGSFGYEKEHYDISMQMGEDTLFPKIRATETNVAIAAAGTSCRHQIFDGTNRKALHPVTILKSCLKS; encoded by the coding sequence ATGTTGACCTCTCTGCAATTACAACATTTATCAAAATCATTAGAAGGAACACTTTTATACGACGAACTTCACAAAACACTTTATGCAACGGATGCTTCTGCCTATAGAATTAAGCCGGTTGCTGTAGCTTTTCCAAAATCAGAAGAGGACATTATAAAATTAATGCATTTTGCAGAAAAAAACAACACTTCACTTACTCCCAGAACAGCAGGAACTTCGTTAGCAGGGCAAACTGCGGGTAGCGGAATTATTGTAGATGTCTCCAAACATTTTACGAAGATTGTTTCTTTTGACGCAGAAAAAAAAACAATAACCGTTCAGCCTGGAGTTATTCGTGATGAATTAAATTTGTATTTGAAGCCTTTTGGTTTGTTTTTTGGTCCTAACACCTCTACTTCAAATAGATGTATGATAGGAGGGATGGTAGGGAATAATTCGTCTGGAACCACGTCTATTCGTTATGGAGTTACCCGAGATAAAATAGTGGAAATTAAAGCCCTTTTGAGTGATGGGTCGAAAGTGGTATTTAAAGAACTTTCTTCGGCAGAATTTATTGAAAAGACAAAAGGCGATTCACTCGAAAGTAAAATTTATAAAACAATTTATGAGGAACTTTCGAATCAAGAAACTCAAAAGGAAATAGTAAAAGAGTTTCCAAAACCTGAAATTCACCGAAGAAATACGGGATATGCGGTTGATTTACTATTGAAATCTGAATTATTTTCCGGTTCTGAAAAAACAATCAATCTCGGGAAATTACTTTGTGGTAGCGAAGGAACTTTAGCTTTTACTACCGAAATCACTTTGAAAGTGGATGATTTACCTCCTACTCAAAATATTATGGTTGCTGCTCATTTTCATAGCATTCAAGAGAGTTTGGAAGCGGTTGTGGTGGCGATGAAGCACCATTTATATACTTGCGAAATGCTGGACGATACCATTTTAGATTGTACTAAAACCAACAGAGAACAATTTAAAAACAGGTTCTTTTTGCAAGGAGAACCAAAAGCCATCATGATGTTTGAAGTTGCTTCTGATAGTATGGAAGAAACCGAAAAACAAGCTGATGCTTTGATTGAAGACCTTCAGAAGAATCATTTTGGTTACGCTTTACCCAAAATTTACGGGACAGATATCGATAAAGTTGTCGAGTTAAGAAAAGCTGGATTGGGACTTTTGGGAAGTATTGTCGGAGATAATAAAGCCGCTGATTCCATTGAAGATACTGCTGTTGAATTGAGTGATTTGCCAAATTATATTGCTGAATTTGCCGCAATGATGAAAAAATACGGTCAGGACGCGATTTATTACGCTCATGCCGGAGCCGGTGAATTGCATTTACGTCCCATTTTAAATTTAAAGAAAAAAGAAGATTTAATACTTTTTAGAACCATTGCAACGGAGGTCGCGCATTTAGTAAAAAAATACAGAGGTTCGCTAAGTGGGGAACATGGAGACGGAATAGTGCGTGGTGAATTTCTTCCTTTTATGATTGGTGATAAGAACTATGAATTATTAAAACGAATAAAAAAAGCTTTTGATCCAAACACCATTTTAAACGTTGGGAAAATTGTAAATGCTTTCAAAATGGACGAAAACCTGCGGGTGGAAGCCGGAAGAGAGGAACCAAATATCCAAACTATTCAGGATTTTTCGGATAGTATGGGGATTTTGAGAGCTGCAGAGAAATGCAACGGTTCGGGGGATTGTAGAAAATTACCTTCGGCTGGTGGGACTTTATGTCCAAGTTATCGTGCCACCCGAAATGAAAAAGACACGACTCGTGCCAGAGCAAATGCACTTCGAGAATATCTGACTCATTCAGAAAAAGATAATAAATTCAATCATAAGGAATTATACGATGTTTTTGAATTGTGCGTGAGTTGTAAAGCCTGTGCAAGTGAATGTCCCAGCAATGTTGATGTCGCTGCGTTGAAATCGGAGTTTTTGTACCAATATCAAAAAGCAAATGGATTTTCTATTCGAAATAAAATATTTGCCAATAATGCAAAGCTGAATAAATTAGGAAGTGTATTGCCGAGTTTTACAAATTTTGTGTTGAACCAAGGATTTGTTAAAAAGAGCATGGGAATTGCTTCCAAAAGAGAAGTTCCATTATTGGCTCCTGCAACTTTTAGAAAATGGGTGGAAAAGAATAAAATTAGATTGCAAAATGATTCCTATACAAATGGGAAAGTGTATTTGTTTTGTGATGAGTTTACTAATTATTACGATGTGTCTGTAGGTATTGATGCATACGAGTTACTGACATCATTGGGTTACCAAGTTATGGTAATTGATCACGAGGAAAGTGGAAGAGCTTATATTTCCAAAGGTTTTCTTGAGGAAGCAAAAGTTATTGCCAATAAAAATGTAACGATTTTTGGGGATATTGTTTCTGAAAACTGTCCGTTGATAGGAATAGAACCATCTGCTATATTGACTTTTAGAGACGAATACATCCGATTGGCAGATGACAAAAAGAAAGCAGAAAAACTGGCAAAAAATGTATTCACCATTGAAGAATTTTTCAAAAATGAAATTGCAAATAATAAAATTCATTCCGAACAATTTTCTGATGTAGAGAAAAAGATAAAAATTCACGGACACTGTCATCAGAAATCATTGAGTTCTATTGAAGCGACTTTTGCCATGTTGAATTTGCCAAAAAATAGTTCGGTTACCATTTATAATTCGGGTTGTTGTGGTATGGCAGGGTCTTTTGGATACGAAAAAGAGCATTATGACATCAGTATGCAAATGGGAGAGGATACTTTGTTTCCAAAAATTAGAGCCACGGAAACTAATGTTGCGATTGCAGCAGCAGGAACCAGTTGTCGTCATCAAATTTTTGATGGAACAAATAGAAAAGCTTTACATCCGGTTACTATTTTGAAAAGTTGTTTAAAATCGTAA
- a CDS encoding amino acid permease, with translation MALSGLFRKKTVQDILKQVEKNNADGHNALGKHLTARDLTAFGIAAIVGAGIFSTIGKASFDGGPAVIFLFLFTAIACSFAAFAYAEFASMVPVSGSAYTYSYVAFGEIIAWIIGWALIMEYAVGNITVAISWSDYFTGLLESGGIKLPQYVQMDYLSASNGFKDATALMQGGKSFGNLSLGLQEAYTAWTTSPVIGSFHLVADLPALLIIILITALVYRGMKESRNASNIMVVVKLCIVLLVIAVGIFYVDTNNWHPFTPNGVGGVLKGVSAVFFAYIGFDAISTTAEECKDPQRDLPRGMMWAIIICTILYIAIALVLTGMVSYRELNVGDPLAFVFDKLDLKWMSGIIAVSAVVAMASVLLVFQMGQPRIWMSMSRDGLLPKKFSTVHPKFKTPSFATIVTGFVVAVPALFLNLTMVTDLCSIGTLFAFVLVCAGVLALQNRTDIPRGKFKTPYANSKYIFPVLIAIGLVYAFGFSKKATMDFVTNETQINNSADIVTSLNKEETQKVYEYLVGVDAKNITTETPDLEQLLGQYQQDDAKYAAVIAGLPIADSVKYESGFSLFKHKIPMWIFLIVMVGLVVWSWKENLSLIPLLGLICCLYMMAELSVWNWIYFTIWLLIGLTIYFGFSRNNSKLNMKEI, from the coding sequence ATGGCATTATCAGGGTTATTTAGAAAAAAGACAGTACAAGACATTTTAAAACAAGTTGAGAAAAATAATGCAGACGGTCATAATGCCTTAGGAAAACATTTAACCGCTCGAGATTTAACCGCTTTTGGTATTGCGGCAATTGTAGGAGCAGGTATTTTTAGTACTATTGGTAAAGCCAGTTTTGATGGAGGTCCAGCTGTAATATTTCTTTTCTTGTTTACTGCTATCGCTTGTAGTTTTGCTGCTTTTGCTTATGCTGAATTTGCTTCAATGGTTCCCGTTTCCGGAAGTGCTTATACGTATTCTTATGTCGCTTTTGGCGAAATAATCGCTTGGATTATTGGCTGGGCTCTTATTATGGAATATGCGGTTGGAAACATAACCGTTGCCATTTCTTGGAGTGATTATTTTACGGGACTACTGGAAAGTGGAGGAATTAAATTGCCTCAATATGTTCAAATGGATTATTTGTCGGCATCAAATGGTTTTAAAGATGCAACCGCTTTGATGCAAGGTGGAAAATCATTTGGAAACTTATCTTTAGGTTTACAAGAAGCTTATACCGCTTGGACAACTTCCCCAGTTATAGGATCATTTCATCTTGTTGCCGATCTTCCTGCATTATTAATCATTATTTTGATTACTGCTTTGGTATATCGTGGGATGAAAGAGTCCCGAAATGCCAGTAATATAATGGTTGTGGTAAAATTATGCATAGTGTTACTTGTTATTGCTGTCGGTATTTTTTATGTTGACACCAATAATTGGCATCCTTTTACACCAAATGGAGTAGGTGGTGTGCTGAAAGGAGTTTCGGCGGTGTTTTTTGCTTACATCGGTTTTGATGCTATTTCTACTACTGCCGAAGAGTGTAAAGATCCTCAACGCGATTTGCCTAGAGGGATGATGTGGGCTATCATTATTTGTACTATTTTATATATTGCAATAGCTTTAGTACTGACTGGTATGGTAAGTTATAGAGAGTTGAATGTGGGTGATCCATTAGCTTTTGTATTTGATAAATTAGATTTAAAATGGATGTCGGGAATTATTGCGGTAAGTGCAGTAGTTGCTATGGCGAGCGTTTTATTGGTTTTCCAAATGGGGCAACCACGTATTTGGATGAGTATGAGCCGCGACGGATTATTGCCTAAAAAGTTTTCTACAGTGCACCCAAAATTTAAAACACCTTCTTTTGCTACAATAGTTACTGGTTTTGTAGTGGCAGTTCCTGCTTTATTTTTGAACTTAACAATGGTAACGGATTTGTGTAGTATTGGAACTTTATTTGCGTTTGTCTTAGTTTGTGCTGGCGTTTTAGCATTACAAAATAGAACGGATATTCCTCGTGGAAAATTCAAAACTCCTTACGCAAATTCAAAATATATTTTCCCTGTTTTAATTGCGATTGGATTGGTTTATGCATTCGGTTTCAGTAAGAAAGCGACAATGGATTTTGTTACCAATGAAACCCAGATAAATAATTCGGCTGATATTGTAACCTCATTAAATAAAGAAGAAACTCAAAAAGTATATGAATATTTAGTAGGTGTAGATGCTAAAAACATCACTACTGAAACACCGGATTTAGAGCAATTGTTAGGTCAATACCAACAAGATGACGCGAAATATGCCGCAGTGATAGCTGGTTTACCTATTGCAGATTCCGTTAAATATGAAAGTGGTTTTAGTTTATTCAAACATAAAATACCAATGTGGATTTTTCTTATCGTTATGGTAGGATTAGTAGTTTGGTCATGGAAAGAAAACCTATCATTAATTCCGTTATTAGGTTTAATATGCTGTTTGTATATGATGGCTGAGCTTAGTGTTTGGAACTGGATTTATTTCACAATTTGGCTACTTATAGGCTTAACAATATATTTTGGCTTTAGCCGAAATAACAGCAAATTGAATATGAAAGAGATTTAA
- a CDS encoding prolyl oligopeptidase family serine peptidase produces MKKIISSSVLLLLGSTLFAQWNYPKTKMATVTDTYFGVTYNDPYRWLEDLKDPNVISWFKEQADLTNTTLSKISGRDELIAEWKKLDKLQPAVYYAPIKENGRIFYQKRMPGEKVSKVYYREGMQGAEQLLFDPLTFIPGKTLSVQQIIPSYDGKKLVIAYSESGAEVSTIQVMNVDNKQFLPDIITATAGPGSWTFDNTAFTYMWIKSADNTDPTSRLNPKTKLHKLSTDVKTDIDFFSNESYPALKIESKAYPYAFFVEDSKDYIFAGEGTVQREMKFYYAPIAQLQSGNIQWKPLSTIDDKLVRSVDMNGDNIYAITYNGAKNYKLITTDLKKPNWTTAKIIGPEKGTQTLESFTRSKDFLLLTYSDGINNHVYKYNTKYFSSTEVKLPFTGLVNISCMDTKSNDFFIAITSWNKPFTEFLFDANTDTFSASPFNKPAVYPDSYKNLVVEEVEVKGHDGVMIPLSIIYKKGLKKDGSNVCLIDAYGAYGISMSPYFNIRLNSLAVKGVVIAIPHVRGGSEKGQDWYKAAYKTTKPNTWKDFISCGEYLVAQGYTSPSKLAGTGTSAGGILITRAITERPDLFAAAICNVGVANAMRAEFSSNGPVNIPEFGTVKDETECKALCEMDGMQHVKTGVKYPAVICIAGWNDPRVVAWQPGKFAAAVQNASTSGKPVLMKVNYDNGHFTEDKEVTFANFADQYAFALWQCGHPDFQLKK; encoded by the coding sequence ATGAAAAAAATTATTAGTTCGTCCGTCTTATTACTACTTGGTTCAACATTATTTGCGCAATGGAATTATCCTAAAACTAAAATGGCAACCGTTACTGATACCTATTTTGGGGTAACTTACAATGATCCCTATCGCTGGTTAGAAGACCTTAAAGACCCAAATGTCATTTCGTGGTTTAAAGAGCAAGCTGACCTTACCAACACTACTTTGAGTAAAATCTCAGGAAGAGATGAGCTTATTGCCGAATGGAAAAAATTAGACAAACTCCAGCCTGCAGTTTATTATGCTCCAATCAAAGAGAATGGTAGAATTTTTTATCAAAAAAGAATGCCTGGAGAAAAAGTTAGCAAAGTATATTACCGCGAAGGTATGCAAGGAGCCGAACAATTGCTCTTTGATCCCTTGACTTTTATTCCAGGAAAAACATTGTCCGTTCAGCAAATCATCCCCAGTTATGATGGTAAAAAATTGGTGATTGCCTATTCAGAAAGTGGCGCCGAAGTTTCTACAATCCAAGTTATGAATGTGGACAACAAACAGTTTTTACCTGATATTATAACGGCTACCGCTGGGCCTGGCAGTTGGACTTTTGATAATACTGCCTTCACTTATATGTGGATTAAATCTGCTGACAACACTGATCCCACCAGCCGTTTGAACCCAAAAACCAAATTACACAAATTGAGCACGGACGTTAAAACCGACATTGATTTTTTTAGTAATGAAAGCTATCCCGCTTTAAAAATTGAATCCAAAGCTTATCCTTATGCTTTTTTTGTTGAAGATTCTAAAGATTATATTTTTGCAGGAGAAGGAACAGTACAAAGAGAAATGAAATTTTATTATGCACCTATTGCTCAATTGCAATCTGGAAATATCCAATGGAAACCTCTTAGTACTATAGATGATAAATTAGTTCGAAGCGTTGATATGAATGGTGATAATATATATGCAATCACCTACAATGGTGCCAAGAATTACAAACTTATCACCACAGATTTAAAAAAACCAAATTGGACTACCGCTAAAATAATTGGACCAGAAAAAGGAACACAAACACTGGAATCGTTTACCCGCAGTAAAGACTTTTTATTACTTACTTACAGTGACGGTATTAATAATCATGTGTACAAATACAACACTAAATATTTTTCGAGTACAGAAGTAAAATTACCCTTTACTGGTTTAGTAAATATTTCTTGCATGGACACCAAAAGCAATGATTTTTTTATAGCCATAACTTCTTGGAACAAACCATTCACCGAATTTTTATTTGATGCCAATACGGATACTTTTTCAGCGAGCCCGTTTAACAAACCAGCAGTCTATCCAGACTCCTACAAGAATTTAGTTGTGGAAGAAGTGGAGGTTAAAGGACACGATGGCGTAATGATACCGCTCTCTATTATTTATAAAAAAGGATTAAAAAAAGATGGTTCGAATGTTTGCTTAATAGATGCATATGGAGCATACGGTATCAGTATGTCGCCCTATTTTAACATTAGATTAAATTCACTTGCAGTAAAAGGAGTTGTCATCGCTATTCCGCATGTACGCGGCGGTAGTGAAAAAGGACAAGATTGGTACAAAGCAGCTTACAAAACGACAAAACCCAACACTTGGAAAGATTTTATCAGTTGTGGAGAATACCTTGTTGCACAGGGTTATACTTCACCAAGTAAATTGGCAGGAACAGGCACGAGTGCTGGCGGAATATTAATTACGAGAGCAATTACAGAAAGACCAGATTTGTTTGCCGCTGCTATTTGCAATGTTGGTGTCGCCAATGCCATGCGGGCTGAATTTTCTTCAAATGGACCAGTCAATATCCCAGAATTTGGCACCGTAAAAGATGAAACTGAATGTAAAGCTCTATGTGAGATGGACGGAATGCAACATGTTAAAACGGGGGTAAAATATCCTGCTGTAATTTGTATTGCTGGTTGGAACGACCCTCGAGTGGTCGCATGGCAACCTGGAAAATTTGCAGCTGCTGTTCAAAATGCTTCTACTTCCGGCAAACCAGTATTGATGAAAGTAAACTACGACAACGGTCATTTCACCGAAGACAAAGAGGTTACTTTTGCAAATTTTGCTGATCAATATGCTTTTGCGCTATGGCAATGCGGTCATCCCGATTTTCAGTTGAAGAAATAA